GGGCTTCGTGCTCTGGCAGCAGTGGCAGGCGTAGGCCCCAACGGCCCTTTCAAGGGCCGCATTTCCCATCCATTCCCCGTTCTCATGAACCGTTTCCTTGTTCCGCTGCTGGCCGCTGCCAGCGTTTTCACTGTTGCCAGCTGCTCCTCAGATTCGTCCAGCAGCAGCGCCACCAACACCGTTACCACGCCCACCGGCACCGCCCCCGACAGTACGGCCGCGCACGCCGGGGGCCATACCTACGCCTGCCCTATGCACCCGGAGGTGACCAGCACCAAGCCCGGCGAGAAGTGCCCCAAGTGCGGCATGGAGCTGGTCCACAACGACCAGGTGAGCAACGGCAAGAGCTACCAGATGCAGTTCGAGCCCAAGCCCATGCAGCTGGTGGCCGGCCAGCCCGCCACGCTCACCTACACCCCGCAGGAAATCGGCAACGAGAAAGCGCCGGTGCCGCTGGCGGTGGTGCATGAGAAGAAAATCCACCTCATCATCGTCCGCAAGGACCTGTCGGTGTTCGACCACGAGCACCCCGAGTTCACGGCCGATGGCAACTACAAAGTCCCGTTCACCTTCCCCAAAGGCGGTGATTACGTGCTGTTTCAGGACTACACGCCCGATGGCAGCGGCCATCAGCTCGGCCGCCAGGTAGTGAGCGTGCAGGGCCCCAAGTACACGCCCGTCAAGTTCAGCAAGGACCAGATGCAGTGGAGCAAGGATGGCTACCAGGCCACCCTCGCCTTTGACAAGGAGCTGAAAGTTGGGCAGCTGCTGGGCATGAAAATCACGCTCAGCAAGAATGGTCAGCCGGTGACGGACCTCGACAAGTACCTCGGGGCGCTGGGCCACGTGGTGGTCATCAGCGAGGACACCGAGCGCTACCTGCACGTGCACCCCAACGAACAGGCCGACAAGGGCCCGGTCATCGGCTTCAACACCAACTTCGAAAAGCCCGGCCTGTACCGTGTGTTCCTGCAATTCAACCACGGCGGGCAGATTCACACCAGTGACTTCACCATCAACGTGAAGGCCTAGCCCGCACCTCAGCACCTCATTTTTTCACTTTCAATTCCCAACCCAAACCCATGAAAAAGTCCGCGTTTTTACTCGCCGCCCTCTGTTCGGGTACCTTGCTGCTGGGCAGCTGCAACTCCGATAAGTCGGCCGACGCCACGGCCACTGCAACGACTTCGGCCACGGCCGATACCACCGCCGCGGCCGGCGACATGGCCGGCATGGACCACTCGAAAATGGCGGACGGTGCCGCCGGCACTTCGCCCCTGGTGGCGTCGATGAACGAGATGATGGCCAAGATGGACGCCATGAAGCCCAAGGGCAACACCGACCACGACTTTGCCCACATGATGCTGGAGCACCACAAGGGGGCTATTGCCATGGCCGACATCGAGCTGCGCGACGGCAAGGATGCCACCATGCGCCAGCTGGCCGAGAAAATCAAGGCCGACCAGCAGAAGGAAATCGGTGAGTTGGAGCCCATTGCCGAGCGCCTCGACTCGGCCCCGACCAACTACAAGCCGCAGGACCCGGCCGACCCCTTCACGGCCCAGATGAAGACGTCGATGGACCATATGATGAAAAATATGCCCGCGACGGTGGCCGACCCGGACATGAACTTCAACATGCTCATGACCGTGCACCACCAGAGTGCAATGGACATGGCCGAAGCCGAGCTGGCTCACGGCAAGGACACCAAGCTCAAGGAGATGGCGCAAATGATGATTGACGCCCAGAAAAAGGAGATTGAGCAATTCAAAGCCTGGCACGCCAAAAACGCCGGCAAAATGCAGTCGGCCGGCGCGGCCTACGTGTGCCCGATGAATGACGGCGGCCAGAGCAATGCCCCCGGCAAGTGCCCGAAATGCGGCATGGACCTGGAGAAAAAAGCGTAGCCCATCCCTTTCGACCCTGCTTTTTAACCGCCCCATGAAAATGATTCGCCCCTTCCTCGCCGCCGTGGCCCTGCTGGCCGCCGCGCCCCTCGCCCACGCCCAGCACGCTGAAATGGCGGCGGGCGAAACCCACGCCCACGTGGCCCCCCACGGCGGCGTGGTGCGCTCGGCCAGCCCCTACCACCTGGAGCTGGTGGCCCAACCTACCGAACTGGCTTTCTACCTGCTGGGAGCCAAGATGAGCGCCGTGCCCAACAAGGGCATGAGCGGCTCGGTGCTGGTGCAGCTGAGCACCAACGCCACCGTGACCGTGCCGCTGGCCCTGGCCGGCGATGACCACCTCACGGCCAGGCTACCCGCCGGGGCCAAGGTGCGCACCGCCATCGTGACGCTGAACACGGCCGACGGCAAAGCCCTGACCGTGCGCTTCGACAAGCTGGACGAGGCCCACGCCCACAAAGCCGTGGGCGCGGCCTTCACTTGCCCCATGCACCCGGAAGTGGCCGCCGCCGAGCCGGGCAAATGCCCGAAGTGCGGCATGGCGCTGGTCAAAAAATCCTAGCTGCCGGCGGTCCGTTTCCGGGCCACCCTTCGTGTACAGCTCCCTTCCGTCGGCTGCTGCCGGCGGAGGGGCCAGCGGCCTAACCAATGCTTATGAACAATCTTCCCATTCATCGCCGTCGGCCCGGGCTGGTGCTCTTGCTACTGTTGCTGGTGCTGCTGGCCGGACCGGCGGGGGCGCAGCAGGTCGTGGTGCGCCTCGACAGCGCCGAGCAGCAGGCCCTGCGCCGGCATCCGCGCCTGCGCCAGTCGGCCGAGGAAATCGCGGAGCAGCGCGCCCTGAAGCGCGGCAGCTTTTCGCCCACCAACCCGGACTTTCTGTTCTCCGCGCCCACAGGCGAGCGGTGGGCCCCGGGCGTGGTGCAAACCATCGACTTTCTCACGGTGTACCGCCGGCAGGCCCAGGTCGCGCAGGCCGGCATCACCCTGGCCGAGCGGGGCCTGGACGTGAACCGGGCCACCGTGCGCCGCGACGTGCGCCAGGCCTACCTGAGCCTGCAGTTTGCCGAAGCGCAGGTGCGCCAGCTCACCTACCAGGACAGCCTGTTTCGGGCGCTGCAAGTGGCCACCGACCGCCTGTTCAAGGCCGGCGAGGTAACGGCCTTGCAGCGCGTGAGCACCGAGGCCGAAGCCCGGCAAGTGCGCAACCAGCTCGACCAGGCCCTGGTGGACCAGCGCTCGGCGCAGCGGCGGCTGGGCCTGCTGCTCGGGCAGCCGGAAGCCAACCTCACGGCCGATACTGACCTGCGCCAGACCGGCCCCGAGCTGGCCCGCGCCGGCGCGGAGCTGCTGGGCACGCTGCCCACGCAGGATAGCGCCGCCGTGGCCCTGAGCCCCACACTGGCCTACTACGGCCAGAACGTGGCGTTGAGCCAGTCGGGCATCAGCCTGGTGCGGGCGCGGCGCACCCCGGCCCTGACGCTGGGCTATCAGAATCAGGCCTACGGCGACTCGCCCTACCGCTACCGCTTCCAGTTCGGGGTGTCGGTGCCCATCTGGTTCTGGACCTACCGCTCCCAGCTGCAAGCCGCCACGGCGCGCAGCAAGGCCGCGCAGGCCCAGCTGCAGGTGCAGCGCCTCGACCTGGGCACCCAGTACCAGCAGGCGGTGGCCGACACGCGCAAGTTTGCCGCCTCGCTCACCTACTACGAGCAGACGGGCCTGCCCCAGTCGCGGGCCATCATCAGCCAGTCGCAGCGCCTGTTCAAGGCCGGCGAAATCAGCTACCTCGTGCTGATACAGAGCCTGAACCAGGCCTTCACCATTCAGAATACCTACCTGACCACCATCCGGGACTACCGTCAGGCCATCGTTGCACTTAACTACCTGCGGGGACAATAATGAAGAATCTCCTCCTGCTCCTGCTGGCCCTGCTGTTGGCCACCGGGGCCCGCGCCCACGGCGGCGAAGACCACGGCGACGCGGCCAAGCCCTCGGCCGGGCCGGTGGCCACCACCTTCTCGGTGGCCGCCCTGTCCGAAAGCTTCGAGCTGCTGCTGCGCTTCGAGCCCCTGAAAAAAGGCGAAGACGCCGATATGCGGCTGTTCGTGTCGGACTACGCCACCAACGCGCCCATCAAGGGGGCTAAGCTGACGGTGACCTGCCCGGAAGCGGCCGACCTGAAATTCACGGTATCCGAAAAGTCGCCGGGGGCCTACCTGGTCGAGGGCACGTTCCCGGCCAATAAGAAATACAGCCTGGCCGTGAACATCGTGGCCGGCGACAAGGCCGATTTGATGCTGCTCTCCGGCATCGAAGTCGGCAAGCTGCTGCCCGTAGCGGCGGCTCCTGCCCCCGTCGCCGCGCCCCTCATCGGCTCCTGGAAAACGGTGCTGCTGCTCTTCGGGGCCTTCGCGCTGGGCATTGCCGCCACTGCCCTGGTTATGCGCCGCCGTCGCCCGGCCGCTGCCGTCCCCACCTCAACGCCTGCTGTTTATGAAAACCACGCATAAGTTTCTCGCTGCCACGGCTGCCCTTGGGCTGGCCTTTTCCGTGCTGCTGCCCCCGCCCGCTGCCTTGCTGGCGCACCCCGGGCACGACGAAGCAGCTAAGCCCAGCTCCGAGTCCGCCCTGACCGATGCCGTGGCGTTGCCCAAGGAAAGCCAGTTCCTGTTCGGGGTGCGCACGGCCCTGGCCGGCTACTCCGATACCTATAACCGGCTGACGCTCTACGGTACCGTGGCCTCGGCCGCCGGGGGCGAAGGGCGCGTGGTGGTGCCCCAGACCGGGCGCGTTGTGAGCCTGTCGGCCAAGGTAGGCCAGCCGGTGCGCGCCGGGCAGGTGCTGGCCGTCATCGACCAGACCCTGGACGCGACCCAGCAAATCGGCCTCAGCACCGAGCGAGCCAACGCCCAGGCCGAACTGCGGGCCGCCCAGCAGGACTACGCCCGCCTGCAAACCATCGCCGACATCGCGGCCCGCAAGGACGTGGTGGCCGCCGAGCTGCGCCTACGCCAGGCCCGCCAGAACGCGGCATTCTCAACGGGCAGGCCAGCAACCGCCGCGTCACGATTACCTCGCCCATCAGCGGCACGGTGGACGTGTTTACCCTCGCCGTGGGCCAGCAGGTGACGCAGGGCGACGAACTATTTCGGGTGCTCAACCCCGGCAAGCTGCGCGTCGAAGCCCAGGTGTTCGCCCAGGACTTGGACAAGATTCCGGCCGGAGCCCAGTTTCAGGTGGAAGGCCTGCAAGGTCAAACCGGCAGCGCCCCGGCCCGGCTGGTGGTGTTCAGCAACGTGGTGAACCCGGTGAACCAGGCCCGCCAGCTGGTGCTCGAACTCGACCCCACCGGCACTAACCTGTTTCGCGCCGGCCAGGCCGTGAACGTGCAGGTGCTGGGCCGCAGCGGCGGCGGCAAAAAGCAGCTGGTGGTGCCTACTTCGGCCCTGACCGACCTGAACGGCAAGCCCGTGGTCTTCGTGCACACCGACCCGGAAACCTTCAAAATCCGCTACGTGCAGCCCGGCTCCGCCAACGGCGAGCAGACGGTGCTGCTGGCCGGCGACGTGAACGAAAACGACCGGGTGGTGAGTGTGGGCACCTACCAGCTCAAGTCCATCTACCTGAACCAGTAACCCGGCCATGCACCCCGCTCTCGTTCGCCGCCTGCCCTGGTTGTTCGCCGCGCTGCAACGCGGCGGGGCCGGCCTGCTGTTGCTGGTGCTGACGCTGCCCCTGGCCGCGCAGCATCGGTGGGCGGCCGGCGCGGTGGTGCTCGATACGCTCACGGCCCGGCCCCTGCTCTGCGCGGTGGGCGTGGCTGAGGGCGGCGGCGAGGTGCTGGTGTTCAACGGCCAGGCCCATACCACCCGCCACCGGCCCGATGGAGCCACCGAAACCACGGTCGGTTTCCGGGGCCGGGCGGCCTGGTTGCTGCGGAGCCGGGTCGCCTCCTGGAACGACGCGGGGGCCGTGCCGGCCACCGTGACCACGCCGGCGCAGCTGGCGCACTTTATCCGCGAAGCGGCCCGGCGAGCCGGCCTCGATACCCGCGCCGGGCAGCCCTTCCGGCTGTTGGGTCAGCCCTCGGCCGTGTGGTGGCAGGTGGCGGCCTTCCCCACGGCCAGCCCCGCCGACGTGGTGGGTTCGGGCCTGGGTGCCCGCGGCCGCTTCGCCCCTGGGCCGGTGGACCTGGTGGGCTTTCTGCTGCCAGTTCCTAAACGCCGCCAGCCGGCGCGCTTGCACCTGCACGCCCGCCCCGGGGCGCAACCCTTCGTCGCGCATGTGGACAGCCTGCGCCCCGGCCCCGGCCTGCGCCTTCTCTTACCCGCTCTTCCCTAGATTCTCATGCTTGACCGCATCATTCGATTTGCCCTGCAAAACCGCCTGCTCATGCTGGCCTTTGCTGTTGGCCTGCTCATTGCCGGCACCTACACGGCGCGCCAGCTGCCCGTGGACGTGCTGCCCGACCTCGACCGCCCCCGCGTAACCGTGTTCCTGGAAGCGGCCGGCATGGCCCCCGAGGAAGTGGAGGCCCTGGTAACGCTGCCTGTGGAAACGGCCCTGAACGGGGCCACCGGCGTGGCGGCTGTGCGCTCCAACTCGGCCATCGGCCTGGGCATGGTGTTCGTGGAGTTCGACTACGGTACCGACATTTTCACCGCCCGCCAGATTGTGGCCGAGAAGCTGCAAACCTTGAGCGGGCAGCTGCCCACTGGCATTACGCCGGTGCTGGGGCCGATTTCCTCGGTGATGGGCCAGATTATGCTCGTGGGCCTCTCGGGGGCCAGCAGACCAATGCGGCCGACCTGCGCACGCTGGCCAACTACACGGTACGCCAGCGCCTGCTCTCCATTCCCGGCGTAGCCCAGGTCATTCCCATCGGCGGCGACAACCTGCAGTACCAGGTGCTGCTGGACATGCCCCGGCTGAACGCCACGGGCCTGACCGTGACCCAGGTGGAGGAAGCCCTGCGCCGCTCCAACCTCAACACCACCGGCAACTTCTTCGACCGCAACGGCTCGGAGGTGCTCATTCGCAATCTGGGCCGCCTGCGCTCGGTGGCCGATATCGAGAACATCATCGTGGGCTACCGGCAGGGCTCGCCCATCAGCGTGAAGCAGGTGGCCACCGTGGCCTTCGGGGCGCGCTTCAAGCGTGGCGACGGCAGCGTGAACGGCAAGCCCGCCGTCATTCTGAGCATCGAAAAGCAGCCGGGCACGGCCACCGTGGGCCTGACCCAGGCCGTGGAAAAGGCGCTGGTCGAGTTGAAGCCCTCGCTGCCGAGGGACGTGCAAGTGAATACCCGCCTGTTCAAGCAGGCTGATTTTATCGAGTCGTCGATTACCAACGTCGAGGAGGCCCTGCGCGACGGGGCCATTCTGGTGGTCATCGTGCTGTTCGCCTTCCTGCTGAACGTGCGCACCACTTTCATTTCGCTGGTAGCCATCCCCTTGTCGCTGCTGGTCACGGCGCTGGTGTTCCGGGTGGCGGGCATCAGCATCAACACCATGACGCTGGGCGGCCTGGCCATCGCCATCGGCGAACTGGTGGATGATGCCATCGTGGACGTGGAAAACGTGTTTCGACGACTACGTGAAAACCAGCATCTGCCGCAGCCCAAACCGGCTTTGCAGGTGATTTACGCGGCCTCCTCGGAGGTGCGCAACTCCATCGTGTATGCCACCATCATCGTGGTGCTGGTGTTCCTGCCGCTGTTCGCGCTCGAAGGCATGGAGGGGCGCATTTTCGCCCCGCTGGGCATCGCCTACATTACCAGCATCGTGGCCTCGCTGTTCGTGTCGCTCACCATCACGCCGGTGCTCTGCTACTACCTGCTGCCCAAGATGAAGCAGATTCGGGCGGCCGAGCAGGAGGGAGGCCTGGTGCGCTGGCTCAAGCGTAAGGACACCGGCCTGCTGGGCTGGGGCCTGGCCCACCCGAAAATGGTGCTTACGGTCACCGGGCTGCTGTTCGCGCTGGCGGCCTCGCTGGTGCCTTTCTTCGGCACTGAGTTCCTGCCGCCCTTTAACGAGGGCTCGCTCACGGTCAATTTCTCGGCCCCGGCCGGCACCTCGCTCACCGAGTCCAACAAGCTGGGCACGCTGGGGGAGGAGCAGATTCTGCAGCTGCCGGAAGTGGCCTACACCGCCCGCCGCACCGGCCGCGCCGAGCTGGACGAGCACGCCGAGTCGGTCAATAACTCGGAAATCGAGGTGGCCTTCAAAACCGAGCAGGAGCTGGAACGAGAGGGGAAAAAGATGCGTAGCCGGGAGGAAATCCTGGCCGACCTGCGCCAGCGCCTGGGCTTGATTACGGGCGTGAACGTCAACATCGGCCAGCCCATCAGCCACCGCCTCGACCACCTGCTGAGCGGGGTGCGGGCGCAGGTCGCCATCAAGGTATTCGGCAACGACTTGCTGGAGCTGCGCCGCTACGCCAACGAAATCCGCACGGCGGCCGGCGCGGTGCCCGGCGTGGTCGACCTGCAGGTGGAAAAGCAGGTGCAGATTCCGCAGCTGCTGGTGCGCCCCCGCGACGCCGCTTTGCGCGCCTACGGCCTGGAGCGGGGCCAAGTGGTGGCCACGCTGGAAACCCTGTTTCAGGGCGACGTTGTATCGCAGATGCTCGACGGCCAGAAGCGCTTTGACCTCATCGTGAAGCTGCCCGAAGCCCAGCGCAACGACATCGCCACCATCGCCCAGACCCGCATCGAGACGCCCTCGGGGGCGCTGATTCCGGTAAGCCAGGTCGCTGACGTGAGCTACGAGCCCGGCCCGAACACCGTCAACCACGAAAACACCCAGCGCCGCATTACCGTCTCGATGAACGTGGCCGGGCGCGACCTGGGCAGCACCGTCAAAGAGGTGCAGGCCCGCATCAGCCAGCATGTGAAGCTGCCGGCGGGCTACTATCTGACCTACGGCGGGCAGTTCGAAAGCCAGCAGTCGGCCTCGCAGAAGATTCTTTGGCTAAGCCTTTTCTCACTGGCCGGCATCTTTCTGGTGCTGTTTTCGCACTTCAAGTCGGGGCTGATGGTGGGGCAGATTATGCTCAACATCCCGCTGGCCCTCATCGGCTCGGTGGTGGCCGTGCTGCTCACGGGCGGCACGTTCAGCATTGCCTCGCTGGTGGGCTTCATCACGCTCACCGGCATTGCCTCGCGCAACGGCATCATGATGATTTCGCACTACATCCACCTAGTGCAGCACGAGGGCGAGAAGTTCAGCAAGGAGATGATTATCCGGGGCTCGCTCGAACGCCTGGTGCCCGTGCTGATGACGGCCCTGGTGGCCGCGCTGGCCCTGGTGCCACTCACGCTGGCCAAGGACGCGCCGGGCAAGGAAATCCTTTACCCGGTGGCCACCGTCATCCTCGGCGGCCTGCTCAGCTCCACCTTCCTCGACATCATCGTCACGCCGGTCGTCTTCTGGCTTTTCGGCGAAAAGGCCCTGGCCCAGTACCAGCGCGGCCACCACGAGGTCAGCCTCGATGCTCACCCGCAGGAGCTGGATGCCCAGCCCCTGACCCCGCCCGCCGACCTGAATCCGGTGCAACCGGCCGTCTAAGTTTCTGGTTATGACCCTCGCTCCGCTTCATATGCCCGACGATGCCGGCTGTGTGCTTTACATCAAGCACATGGTCTGCGCGCGCGGTATTCGGGTGGTGCGGCGGGAGTTGGAAGGCCTGGGCCTGCGGGTGCTCGACGTGCGGCTGGGCGCGGCGACGGTAGCGGGCCCGGCCGAGCAGCTGGACTGGGCGCGTATTCGTGAGGCCCTGACTACGGCGGGCTTTGCCCTGTTAGAAAGCCCCGCGCAGGCACTGGTTGACCAGGTGAAGCTGGCCGTGGCCGGGCTGCTGCGGCGCTCCGGCAACACGCTGCGGCACCGCGAGTTCATTCCCGCCTTGGCCCGGGAGGTGGGTCTGGACAGCCGCCGCCTGCACGCGGCCTTCGCCCAGTTGCCTGGCCACGAAAGCCTCATCAGCTACATCACCCGCCAGCGGCTGGCCTACGCGCAGGAATTGCTGCAGACTTCCCGTCTCGACATCGGGCGCATTGCCCGGCAGCTGGGCTACGGCAGTTTGGCGCACTTTTCCGGGCAGTTCCGACGGTTTGCGCAGTGCTCGCCCTCCGTCTATCGCCAACAGGTAGTTTTGGCACAGAACATTGATTAGCAATACCATTGCTGGTTGTTGAAGACAAATAAGACGAGTTAGAAACTTACCAGGCTTCGCCCCGCGTTTTGCTTCTCTTTAATCTTTCACAGCACCACGTCCTCTTCATGGCCAGAATTACCAGAACACTGCAACTACCCATGCCGGCCGATGCAGTAAATCAACAGCGTGCCCAACAGTTCTTTGGGGCATATACTTGTCAAATGATGGTTGGTCCTTTGGACACGCCATTTTATCTTGGGACGCCCACGCCTCGGGCTTGCCGGTTTTGTGGCAGAACGGAACCAGAGGTGTCGTTCCGAAAGGATGCGCACGTGATGCCCGACTTTATGGGCAACCGCAATATTCTTTCCTACTTCGAGTGCGACACGTGCAACGCGTTGTTTGCGAAGTACGAAGACTCGTTCGCCAACTACCTGGGCGTGGCCCGAACCTTTAACCAGATTAAAGGCAAGAACAAGAAAGTCCCCAAATTCAAGGACAACAAGACCGGGCTGGAGGTGTCGATGGGCGCGGAAGGTCTGCACATCAAGACGATTCAGGGCCAGGACCCGCTCATCATTGATGCGGCTACAAACTCGGCGCAGCTGGTAACTACTCGCCCCAGCTACATTCCGATTCATCTGGTCAAGCTGTTGCTGAAAATGGCCCTTTGCTTACTTGATGAGCAAGAAGTGGCCGACTATGCGTGGGCCAAACGGTTCGTTACCTCGGAGGAGCATGATGAAGCGGCCCAGGGCATGGGCTTGTTGAGCGTGATGATGCACTCCATTCCCGGGCCGCCGGTATTTCCGGCACCCTTTGCCCAGC
This is a stretch of genomic DNA from Hymenobacter sp. DG25B. It encodes these proteins:
- a CDS encoding efflux RND transporter periplasmic adaptor subunit, whose amino-acid sequence is MFTLAVGQQVTQGDELFRVLNPGKLRVEAQVFAQDLDKIPAGAQFQVEGLQGQTGSAPARLVVFSNVVNPVNQARQLVLELDPTGTNLFRAGQAVNVQVLGRSGGGKKQLVVPTSALTDLNGKPVVFVHTDPETFKIRYVQPGSANGEQTVLLAGDVNENDRVVSVGTYQLKSIYLNQ
- a CDS encoding biotin/lipoyl-binding protein; translation: MKTTHKFLAATAALGLAFSVLLPPPAALLAHPGHDEAAKPSSESALTDAVALPKESQFLFGVRTALAGYSDTYNRLTLYGTVASAAGGEGRVVVPQTGRVVSLSAKVGQPVRAGQVLAVIDQTLDATQQIGLSTERANAQAELRAAQQDYARLQTIADIAARKDVVAAELRLRQARQNAAFSTGRPATAASRLPRPSAARWTCLPSPWASR
- a CDS encoding helix-turn-helix transcriptional regulator, which codes for MPDDAGCVLYIKHMVCARGIRVVRRELEGLGLRVLDVRLGAATVAGPAEQLDWARIREALTTAGFALLESPAQALVDQVKLAVAGLLRRSGNTLRHREFIPALAREVGLDSRRLHAAFAQLPGHESLISYITRQRLAYAQELLQTSRLDIGRIARQLGYGSLAHFSGQFRRFAQCSPSVYRQQVVLAQNID
- a CDS encoding DUF305 domain-containing protein, whose translation is MKKSAFLLAALCSGTLLLGSCNSDKSADATATATTSATADTTAAAGDMAGMDHSKMADGAAGTSPLVASMNEMMAKMDAMKPKGNTDHDFAHMMLEHHKGAIAMADIELRDGKDATMRQLAEKIKADQQKEIGELEPIAERLDSAPTNYKPQDPADPFTAQMKTSMDHMMKNMPATVADPDMNFNMLMTVHHQSAMDMAEAELAHGKDTKLKEMAQMMIDAQKKEIEQFKAWHAKNAGKMQSAGAAYVCPMNDGGQSNAPGKCPKCGMDLEKKA
- a CDS encoding heavy metal-binding domain-containing protein, translated to MKMIRPFLAAVALLAAAPLAHAQHAEMAAGETHAHVAPHGGVVRSASPYHLELVAQPTELAFYLLGAKMSAVPNKGMSGSVLVQLSTNATVTVPLALAGDDHLTARLPAGAKVRTAIVTLNTADGKALTVRFDKLDEAHAHKAVGAAFTCPMHPEVAAAEPGKCPKCGMALVKKS
- a CDS encoding TolC family protein, encoding MNNLPIHRRRPGLVLLLLLLVLLAGPAGAQQVVVRLDSAEQQALRRHPRLRQSAEEIAEQRALKRGSFSPTNPDFLFSAPTGERWAPGVVQTIDFLTVYRRQAQVAQAGITLAERGLDVNRATVRRDVRQAYLSLQFAEAQVRQLTYQDSLFRALQVATDRLFKAGEVTALQRVSTEAEARQVRNQLDQALVDQRSAQRRLGLLLGQPEANLTADTDLRQTGPELARAGAELLGTLPTQDSAAVALSPTLAYYGQNVALSQSGISLVRARRTPALTLGYQNQAYGDSPYRYRFQFGVSVPIWFWTYRSQLQAATARSKAAQAQLQVQRLDLGTQYQQAVADTRKFAASLTYYEQTGLPQSRAIISQSQRLFKAGEISYLVLIQSLNQAFTIQNTYLTTIRDYRQAIVALNYLRGQ
- a CDS encoding heavy metal-binding domain-containing protein, whose amino-acid sequence is MNRFLVPLLAAASVFTVASCSSDSSSSSATNTVTTPTGTAPDSTAAHAGGHTYACPMHPEVTSTKPGEKCPKCGMELVHNDQVSNGKSYQMQFEPKPMQLVAGQPATLTYTPQEIGNEKAPVPLAVVHEKKIHLIIVRKDLSVFDHEHPEFTADGNYKVPFTFPKGGDYVLFQDYTPDGSGHQLGRQVVSVQGPKYTPVKFSKDQMQWSKDGYQATLAFDKELKVGQLLGMKITLSKNGQPVTDLDKYLGALGHVVVISEDTERYLHVHPNEQADKGPVIGFNTNFEKPGLYRVFLQFNHGGQIHTSDFTINVKA